The window CGGAAATCTCAAGGCCGCCCTCCCTTAACTCATCAATAACAGGATTTACTTCTTCTTGGAGCAGTGCCATTTCACCGATGACCAAAGTTTCTTTATCATTCAATTTCTCAAATGCAAAATGAAAAGCTAGGCCCAACGTTTCAGGTGAAACCATTTCCCCCATATGAGTTGCTTCAATACTATTTCGAGTGATTTCCAGACTGCAAACATTTTTCTCTGCTTTAACCTTCGTCTTGAAGATCTGTTCTAATGCTTTGCACTCTGGATTTTGTTTACCCGCATTGACTTCATTTCCGTTCATGATTAACACTGCAACTATACCAAATAAGATAAATGTTTTTTTCATCCGGGACACCTCCACCCTTATCGTTCCCTCCGAGGCGCCATTTATAAGCTACATCAATCCTTTAGAGGAAACCAGCCGGGTGTGTTGACAATTGCCTGCCATAACGGATTTGGGACTACAAGTTTTTCCTGGTCATTTCTTGTAAGTGTTACACGAATCTCTTCTTCGTGACCTGATTTTACCTTCTCCACCCATTTGGGTTCAACAATCAATTCACGGCCAAGTGCGATCAATGGAACTCCGCCAGCCATTGCCTTCTTAACGTCATCGGGAGAATAAAGCGACCCTACTCCAATGACCGGAATCTTATCTCCTACGCGGTCATGTATGAGGACAACCCGGGAACGGGAATCTGACTTGTCCCTCAGCGAACCTTTCCAAAAATCTTGAGTCGAAACGTGGAGGTAATCCAAGCCCTGTTCCGATAAAACATCAGCCAACGTTAAAGTATCTTCCATTGTAATTCCTGGTTGCTCGATTTCTTCGGGGGAGAGCCTGTAGCCAACAATAAACGGGTCTATGGCATATTTTTTTGCAGTTTGCTTTACTGAGTCAATTACCGCTAACGGAAATGCCATCCGCTTCTCCAGGGATCCTCCCCACTCGTCTTCACGGCGGTTGGAATGAGGAGAGAAAAACTGCTGGATAAGATACGTATTGGCACCATGTATTTCAACTCCGTCAAAACCTGCCTCAATTGCCCTTCTAGTCGCCTCCCCAAAGGCGTTAATGATGGACTTGACCTCTTCCCCTGTTAGTTCGCGGGGAGTCTTCGCACCAGGGCGCGCCGCTGCGACAGCACTCGCACTAACCGGCTGGCCGTCCTCAAGCAATTCTGGAGGTGACATCCTTCCGGCATGAAAAATTTGCAAAATCGCTTTTGCACCTTCTCCTTTAATAGTTTCCGCAAGCCTCCTCAAGCTAGAAATCTGTTCATCTGAATAAGCACTTATCTGGTCCTTGAATCCCTGGCCATCCCTGGTAACATTTGCGCAAGCTGTAATAACAGCACCTACTCCGCCAGACCGCTCCCGATAATAAGCCAATTCATCATCAGTAACCATACCATCTGCACCAGAAGACCAATTTGTCATAGGCGCCATTAAAATCCTATTCTTTAGCTTTACACCTGATGGCAGCGCTATTTCTTCTAACATTGCTTTATATTCCTCTTTCATGATGTAATCCTCCATTCCCCACTGCATTTTTCCTACAAAGTTCCTAGTTCCCTATATAAATTCAACACAAACAACATGATTAGCTTTGGCCCATGCACCGGTTTTATTCCTGGCAATAAACAAACTAGTTAACATTTGCATGCACATTAAAAAGTCATCAAAGGATTTCCCCATGATGACTTTGCTAAACATCGACTTAGTCAGGAATCACAATTGGATTGACATCATTGCCGCCCTTGTCGCTGCCGTTATAATATTGAGGAACCTTTCCTTGCAAAAATAAATCACCTATCTTAACGGAGTTGGTTACCTTAACCTCTCTTTCAATGAGCGGAATTATGACACTCATTTGTACCTCTGTCTTCACATATAACTCAAGAAACGTATTATTGATGCCTATTTCTGAATACTTCGTTTCAATATTTGCTGTTACATCGCCGAGAATTTCAAAACGGACCGGCACCTTTGGACCTAAGTTTGAAAAGAGGGTATTGTTAGTTGCCATTCCTAAAGGTATTTCATAAATAATCCCATCTTTTCCATTTGATTCAGATATATCTGCTTCCTGAAAAGCCGCTTCAAGCTCGGCAATATCTCCTGATTCCAGTAAATTAAGATAGTTCTGGACCCGGGTTGTTGCTTCGGAAATGACATGGTTGTAAACTCTCGGATTAAAGCTGTAGCCAATTTCATTTCCATTATTATGAACTATGATTAATTGGTCAATCTCGATATTCTCAGATACATTTTGGGAAATTGCATTGTTTACTGCCTGGGATGCGATTTCCCTTGCTTTTGTTTCAGCAATTTTTATAAGGCTGGGCTCAATGTGTTTATTGATTAAACTTAAGCTTTGAAAAGTAACGAGTACAAAGGTAGTAAACGTAATGAGCACTACATATCGAAGGGGCAGCGGACCCCGCCTCCTCATTCTCCTCAAATGGGATACCTCCCCGCAAAATCGTCTACTACTTGTATATGCGCAACCGGCTCCCTATAGACGAACAATAGAGGGAAGTGCCCTATAGTTAAAGGATTTGAATTGCATGCATTCCACAAAAAAACACCAGGGACCCTGTGACCGGTCCCTGGTATTAGTTTATTGAATATTGCTTGCACTTTTCATAAAACCTCGTCTTGCCTATATTAAGGAGCTTCGCCGCCTCGACCCGATTTCCGTCTGTTAGCGCAAGCGCTGATAGAATGGCCTGTTTTTCCGCCTCCGCTATCGTTTCTTTAAGGGGCTTTACAGGTCCGGCCTTTGGTTCAGGCGAAACAGGAATTAAATCCGGGGTTACAAATTCCTGGTCCCTTAAATATAGTGGAAGGTGGACAGGCTCAATCACATTACCGTCAAGTACATTAATGGATCGTTCCAATACATTCTCAAGCTCACGAATATTTCCCGGCCAGGAATGCTGCTCGAGTATGCGAAGTACTTCAGGAGAAATTAAGATTCCCTTCCGATGGAATTTCTTTTCCAGCTTGTTAACAAGCCCCTCAGAGAGAACTTTAATATCTTCTTTTCGTTTCCGTAACGGAGGAATCTCTATTTTAATAACATTTAAACGATAGTAGAGATCCTGGCGAAACTTCCCTTCCTCGACCATTTTTTCAAGGTCGCGATGAGTCGCGGTTATTATCCTCACATCGACGGGAATTGTCTTTTGACTGCCTACAGGCTGGATTTCCTGTTCTTGCAGGACACGGAGCAGTTTACTCTGCATGGCAAGCGGCATGTCACCAATTTCATCCAAAAATATCGTCCCTTTGTTGGCAAGCTGGAAAAGACCTTTCTTGCCACCCTTTTTGGCGCCAGTAAATGCGCCATCCGCATAGCCAAATAATTCCGATTCAAGAAGATGCTCAGGAATGCTCGCGCAGTTAATTGGTACAAACGAAAAAGCAGATCTCATGCTGTTATCATGGATGGAATGCGCAAACAGCTCTTTACCTGTACCCGATTCTCCTAATAGGAGAACTGCGGAGTTGCTGGCGGAAATCCTCCAGGCAAGTTTTTTCACCTCCATAAAGGACGGGCTTGTCCCAATGAGGTCACTAAATTCATACTTGCTGGTCAATTCCTTCTCGACTTTCTTTTTATAATATTTTAATTCATCCACAAGATGTTGTATCTTTGTTTTATAGGTATGGAGTTCCTCTGGATTTCGGAACATAACTGTCCCCACTGCCCCGACCAATTGACCATCCACAATTAGAGGGAATCGGTTTGCAATCATCTCGGTCCCCTTTATTTTATGGACCGCCGCAATTTCTGCCTGCCCTGTTGCTGAAACAATATGCATTCTTGTATTTTCAATAACTTCTGTGACAGGACGTTTAATTGCCTTTTCAACAGTGGTCCCCAGAAACTCACAATAGGCGTCATTAATAAAAATAATGATTCCATCACGATCCGTTACGACGATTCTCTCTGCTGAAAGGTTGATAATTTCCTCCAGCCAATCCGCAGGAATATCATCTATCCGTATACTCAACAGTTTCCCCCCTCGTTTAAAATCATTATATTTATGATTATATCAAGTTAAAAAGGTTTTGTGGCTCAAAATGCGTTTTTTGTTAGAAAACTGGAATTGTAGGGCTTTATGTCTTGGCGCTTAAACTGAAAAACAACAAGAAAATAGGTTAAGAACAGAGGGAAACAGACACCAAAAATTGTAGAAATTCAGTTCTTATCAAAAATAATCTATAAACATAAAAAGCTGTCCCAAAAAAGTCGTCAATCAACGACCTTTTGGGACAGCCTCTTCTTGTATACTGTTTATGACTCAATAATACAAAGTAACTCTCTTTAAAGATTTATTGTGCGGTATAGCCGCCATCAAGAATGACAGCCTGGCCAGTAATGCCTCGGCCCTTTTCACTTGCAAGGAAGACTGCATAATCAGCAATCTCAGATACATCGAGCAGCCTCTTTTGAGGTACTAGCGGGTAAATAACTTCCTCAAGGACACTTTCAAGAGGTACATTTCTTGTTTTTGCAAGATCGTTCAATTGGCCGCGCACAAGCGGAGTGTCAACATATCCTGGGCAAAGGGAGTTAACAGTGATTCCATCTGCAGCGCCTTCAAGGGCAGCTACTTTGGTCAAACCGATAACGCCATGCTTTGCACTGTTATAAGCGGCTTTTCCAGCAAAACCAATTACTCCATTAATTGAAGCCATATTGATAATCCGGCCAAATTTTTGCTTCTTCATCACTGGGAATACAGTCTTGATGCCAATGAATGGAGCAGTAAGCATTACTTTAACGAGAAATTCAAACCTGTCAGTTGGGAATTCTTCAATTGGTGATACATATTGAAGACCTGCATTGTTTACAAGCACATCAATTCTTCCAAATTCCTCAATCGCCGAATTAAGAGCATTCTTATACGCTTCCTCATTTGTTACATCACATGGAGCAGAAAGTGCTTCATATCCTTCCTCTCTTAGCTGTGCAACAACCTGTTCGCTTTTTTCCACGTTCAAGTCCGAAATGACAACCTTTGCTCCTTCTTTTGCGAAAGTGGTTGCAATTTCAAGTCCAATCCCACTGGCAGAACCTGTTATAAATGCTACTTTTCCTTCCAATTGTTTCATGGTGAAGCCTCCCTTAATAAATTAGCTCAAAGCCTATTTCTGAAATACACACCGGAGGGAGGTTACCCCCTCCTTGGTGTGTATGAGTTAAACTAGTCCAGTCAATGTGTAAAGTGTAATGATGACAAATACTGCCAATGTCTTGATAACTGTGATAGCAAAAATATCCTTGTAGGACTGTTTATGTGTCAAGCCAGTAACAGCGAGCAACGTGATGACAGCACCGTTGTGCGGTAATGTATCCATACCGCCGGACGCCATCGCAACTACACGGTGCATAACTTCAGGGCTGATGTTTGCAGCAGCTATCGCAGCATTATAGGTATCAGCCATCGCACCAAGTGCAATACTCATACCGCCGGATGCAGAACCTGTCACACCCGCAAGAACAGTAGTAGTTACTGCACCATTTACAAGTGGGTTAGTAAATGTCGAACCAATTGCATCACTGATCTGTGCGAAGCCAGGAAGAATCGCAATAACACCGCCGAAGCCATACTCAGCACCAGTGTTCATAACAGCCAGCAATGAACCGGCGATTGCAGCATTCAGGCCTTCCTTAAATCCGAACTTAACCTTTTTGAAGTTATAAGCAAGGCTGGCAATGATACCAATACTAAGTGCCATCATGATGGACCAGATGGACATAGTGGCTGCAACATCAACCTTGTATGCATCAAGGCCGATTGCGGAAAAATCAAAACCGTTCGGATACCATTTAGGAATGTACGTAATGAACACTTTGTTTGCTACAGCAACCAGAATAAGTGGAACGAACGCAAGGATTTGTCTTGAGCGGGATTGCTCAAGATTCATCTCAGCAACAGGTTCTTCCTTCTTAGCTGCTTCTGCCGCAGCAGCATTTTCTTTTCCAAAACCAAAGTAGCCTTCACCGGCAGCCTGAGCTGTTTTCCTTCTCCATTCGAGATAGAATAGGCCAGAAGCAAGGACAACAAGCCCACCAATAATACCAAGGGTTGGTGCTGCATAAATGTCAGTACCGAAGAAGGTCGTTGGAATAACGTTTTGGATTTGCGGTGTACCCGGAAATGCATCCATTGTGAATGTAAATGCACCGAGTGCGATAGTACCAGGAATCAATCGTTTCGGAATATCAGCCTGTTTGAAGATTTGTGCAGCAAATGGATAAATGGCAAATACAGCTACAAATAGGCTGACTCCGCTGTAAGTCAAGATTGCACCTAATAAAACGATAGTTAAAATTGCACGTTTTGCTCCGAGCCAGCTGACGATAGTCTTTGCAATCGATTCAGCGATACCGGACATTTCAACTACTTTACCGAAAATTGCCCCCAGCAAGAAGACGGCAAAATAGTTTTTAATAAAGCCGACCATCTTTTCCATGAAGACACCGGAGAAGAATGGAAGCACATTGGCTGGTTCGATGAGCACAACAGCCAATAGGGCAGCGATCGGTGCGAACAGGATGACCGAGAAGCCCCTGTAAGCCATGAACATCAAAAGGCTTAACGAAAATAAAATAATAATTAAATCCATGTATATCCCCCTTAAAGTTTATGCAAGCCAATCCCTTCCCTTGGCAGCGTTTCCAAGAATGACTCACATCTATCAATAATGCAAGTTTCGTGCCAATAATGGCAGAAAAATAACATTTTTTATTTTTTATAGTTTAGGCACGTCCCTCGACTTCTAATAAATTAATTTACCAAGCTATTATGTTTTTTCCAACAACTCACAAACTATTTTTTCCGGAATTCCGGAAAACCGGAAGCGCTTTCAGTTCGGAATCCCGGAATTTTTTAAAAAATTTTAATTTTCCATTTCTACAACAGTTGCAATACCCTGTCCTCCGCCAATGCACAATGTTGCCAACCCATAACGAGAGTTTCTGCGTTTCATTTCATGCAAAAGAGTAACAAGAACGCGTGCACCACTAGCCCCAATTGGATGGCCTAGGGCAATTGCTCCACCATTTACATTCAGCTTTTCGTTAGAAAATTCGAGTTCCCTGCCTACGCTCAGAGCCTGGGCCGCAAAAGCTTCATTTGCTTCAATTAGGTCAATATCATTCATGCTCAAACCAGCAAACTGTAGAGCTTTTTTTGTAGCAGGAACTGGTCCGATTCCCATGATGGAAGGGTCTACACCAGCTGTCCCATTGCCCCTGATAATAGCCATTGGAGTGATGCCTAGTTCTTCAGCTTTCTCCCTGCTCATCAAGACTAGAGCAGCGGCTCCATCATTGATTCCGGATGCATTTGCTGCTGTCACTGTCCCATCTTTCTTGAATGCAGGCTTTAACTTCGAGAGCCCTTCAGCTGTTACGCCTGCACGAGGGAATTCATCTGTTTCAAAACGGATTGGATCACCTTTACGCTGCGGGATTTCAACAGCAACGATTTCATCCTTAAATCTGCCCTCATTAATTGCGGCTTCCGCCTTCTGCTGGCTCCATGCGGCAAACTCATCCTGTTCTTCCCTGGTCAAACTGTACTTTTCAGCAAGGTTCTCGGCTGTAATACCCATATGGTAGTTGTTCATTGCACATTGCAGGCCATCAGCAATCATGCTGTCGATTACTTTGCCATCACCCATTCTGTATCCAGTACGTCCTTTTGGAAGCAGATAAGGGGCAAGGCTCATATTCTCCATGCCTCCAGCGACAACGATTTCAGCTGCTCCAGTTTGGATTGCCTGGGTTCCCAAATGAACAGCCTTAAGTCCTGAACCACACAATTTGTTGATTGCCATTGATGAGACTTCGATAGGAAGGCCGGCTTTTAGAGCTGCCTGGCGAGCGGGCCCTTGCCCAAGCCCTGCCTGGAGTACGTTGCCCATGATCACTTCATCAACCTGGTCGCCAGGAATTCCAGCCCGGTTTAGAGCTTCTTTTATTACAATTGCTCCAAGTTCCGTTGCTGGTGTATTACTGAGTGTTCCGCCAAAAGTGCCAATTGCTGTCCTCACAGCACTTACTATTACTACATCACGCATGTTAAACTTCCCCCAAACTTATAATCTATCAGTCTCAGCCTGTACTAATAGGCTGAGACCGGTATTCTATTATATTATTATTTTGCAAGGTCCGGGCTCACCATGTATGAAGCCTCTGTTTTTTCTTCTACCATTTCCAGAGTTGCCCCATTTTGAAGCTCCTCAAGAATAAGGCCGGAATCTGTTACCCTGAATACAGCTAGCTCTGTGACAATCAGGTCAACAACACCCACGCCTGTCAGTGGCAGGCGGCATTCCTTCAAGATTTTTGGAGAGCCATTTTTCGCAACATGCTCCATAGCAACAATGACTTTTTTAGCACCTGTTACTAGGTCCATTGCTCCGCCCATTCCAGGAACCATTTTTCCAGGAACCATCCAGTTAGCAAGGTTCCCCTTCTCATCAACTTCAAGGCCGCCAAGGACTGTAACATCCACGTGTCCGCCGCGGATTAATTCAAATGAGAATAAGCTGTCAAAGAATGCTCCCCCCGGAAGAATTCCTGAAGGCTGGCCACCGGCATTTACAAGATCAGGATCGATGTCGCCATCAAGCGGTCCAAGTCCTACATAACCATTTTCCGATTGAAGGATTACGTTCACATCTTCTGGCAAATAATTTGGCACCATAGTCGGAAGTCCGATCCCAAGGTTTACGACGTCGCCATTTTGCATTTCCTTTGCCACACGGGCGGCGATTACTTGTTTTGGATTAGTTTGTTGAGTTGTTGACATTATTTCTTACCTCCCGCTACCAAAATTTTATCAACGAGAATTCCAGGGGTCATAACTTCATCTGGATCGATTTCTCCAACCTCAAGAATCTTATCCACCTGAACGATTACTACATCCGCGGCAAGTGCCATCAGCGGGTTAAAGTTACGTGCAGAACGTTTATAGACCAGATTTCCAGCCTTATCAGCCTTATGCGCCCGCAGTATGGCAACATCAGCGCGCAGAGGCTTTTCCAGCAGGTATTCACGGCCGTCTACTGTAATTTTCTCTTTGCCTTCCTCTACAACAGTACCAACACCTGTTGGAGTTAGGACACCGCCAAGGCCTGAACCGCCAGCACGCACACGCTCTGCCAGTGTACCCTGGGGAACGAGCTCAACTTCCATCTCGCCAGCAATCATTTGCCTTCCTGTTTCAGGATTTGTACCAATATGGGAAGCAATTACTTTTTTAACTTGGCGGTTGGAGATTAGCGGGCCGACTCCAGTTTCAATAAAAGCGGTATCATTAGCGATCAGAGTGATGTCTTTAACTTCTTTTTCAAGCATGACGTCCACAAGATCCTGTGGTGTCCCCACACCCATAAATCCACCTGCCATTACAGTTACTCCATCGCGGAAAAACTGGGCGGCTTCTTGTTTTGTAATTACCTTGCTCACTATAAAAGCACCTCCGAAAAATTTTGGTGAGGTTAACTAATTGCTCACACCTTTTTATAATGCAAGAAGCGTGCCAACTTAATGGACAATACCCTTTTCCATTCATCACCCCCTTAAATCAACTCAAACTGTAAAATTTGGTTATTTTTAACACAACGATATTACTTCTTTTCTAAATGGATAACTCAAAAAAAAAAATATTTTTTTTAGCCCTCAAAACGCCGACAGGACAACAATGTAAACGCTATCAAATTTGTTAAACAATTCAGATTTTTCTGATTAACTTTGGAAATTCACTTGATTCTTCTCGACAATGGTTGTATCATACAGAAATATCAGAAAAATCAATCTAAGACCAGCTATGATTTATGTGTGTAAAACATCTTACACATGGCTTATCTCATCTCATATTAATTGAATACCAGATTGTAAGGAGTGTTGAATTTGTCCAGCCAGTATATCTTCTTAGATGGAAAATTTGTTAAAAAGGAAGAAGCAGTCATTTCCGTGTACGACCATGGCTTCCTTTACGGAGACGGAGTCTTTGAAGGAATCCGCGTTTATAATGGGAACATCTTTAGATTGGATGCCCATATTAAAAGGCTGTATGAATCGGCTCACTCCATTAGGCTTGAGATTCCCTACACCATTGAAGAATTTAAGAACATCATTGTAGAAACAGTTCGTAAAAACCAATTATCCAGCGCATATATTAGACCGGTTGTTTCAAGAGGAATGGGAAACCTTGGATTGGATCCTAATTCCTGCTCCAATCCGAAGGTCATCGTCATAGCTGAACCACTCGCTCTCTACCCGCAGGAATTGTACGAACGGGGCCTGAAAATTGGTTCAGTTGCAACGAGAAGAAATCGGCCGGATGTATTAAGCCCTCAGATTAAATCGCTTAACTACTTAAACAATATCCTTGTTAAGCTCGAGGCAAACCAGGCCGGTTTAGATGAAGCACTTATGTTAAATGACCAGGGTTATGTCACAGAGGGCTCGGCCGATAATATTTTCATAATCAAAAATGGCGTCATCTTCACTCCTCCAGTCTATCTTGGAGCTTTGGAAGGGATTACCCGCAATGCAATAATCGAGCTTGCAAGAGACTCTGGCTACGAGGTCAGAGAGCAGCCATTTACAAGACATGATGTATATATTGCCGATGAAGTGTTCCTTACTGGTACTGCAGTTGAAGTGATTGCAGTTATCGATGTTGACACAAGGAAAATTGGCGACGGGAAACCAGGACCGATAACAAATCATCTATTAAAAGAATTCAGGAAATTGGTTACCGAGGACGGCGTGAAATGCTATCCGGATGTGAAACCAGAAGCAATCGTTGGGTAAGGAGGTCCATCATGCGAAGCGATATGATCAAAAAGGGAATTGACAGGGCTCCTCACCGAAGCCTTCTATATGCAACAGGAGTAAAAACTAGCGACCTTGAAAAGCCCTTTATCGGAGTATGTAATTCATACATCGATATCATCCCCGGCCACAAGCATTTGAATGTTTTTGCCGAGGTTGTAAAAGAGGCAATCCGCGAAGCAGGCGGGATTCCATTCGAATTTAATACGATTGGTGTGGATGATGGTATAGCAATGGGTCATATTGGTATGCGCTACTCTCTCCCAAGCCGTGAAATAATTGCCGATAGCGCCGAAACAGTCATTAATGCCCATTGGTTTGACGGTGTTTTCTATATCCCGAATTGCGACAAAATTACACCCGGAATGCTGATGGCCGCTGCAAGGACCAACGTCCCTTCTGTTTTTGTATCAGGCGGGCCGATGGAAGCTGGCGTCTCCTCGACCGGGAAGCCTCTCTCGCTTGTCTCAGTATTTGAAGGTGTAGGTGCCTATCATAAAGGAACTATGTCCCAGCAAGAATTGTTGGATATCGAAACAAACGCATGTCCAACTTGCGGCTCATGCTCCGGGATGTTTACAGCAAACTCCATGAATTGCCTAATGGAAATGCTTGGAATGACCGTTCCGGATAATGGAACAATTGTTGCTACTTCAGATCAGCGTCATCAGCTTATCAGACAGGCAGCAAAGCATTTAATCGATATGGTTCAAAACGATGTTCGTCCGCGTGACATCATGACTAAAGAAACATTTGATAATGCCTTTGCACTCGATATGGCAATGGGCGGCTCTACAAACACTGTATTACATACATTAGCGATTGCCCATGAGGCCGGAATTGACTATGATCTCCATGAAATCAACCGTATTGCGGAAAAGGTTCCATACCTTTCAAAAATCAGTCCCGCTTCCGATTATTCGATGGAAGACGTTCATCATGCTGGCGGTGTTAGTGCTATTATTCACGAACTATGCCAGATTGACGGATTGATTTACAAAGACCAGCTAACGATTACTGGAAAAACGATTTACGAAAATGTTAAGGATGCAAAAATCACAAACGACAAGGTAATCAGAAGGAAAGAAAATCCTTATAGTCCGGTAGGTGGATTGTCCATCCTGTTTGGTAACCTGGCTCCTGACGGCGGCGTTATTAAAGTGGGTGCTGTCGATCCATCAATCAAAACATTCCTTGGCGAAGCAATTGTATTTGAATCACAGGAAGATGCACAAGCCGGGATTGACAGCGGCAAAGTAACTTCGGGCCAGGTTGTGGTTATCCGGTATGAGGGGCCTAAGGGCGGGCCGGGAATGCCCGAGATGCTCGCACCAACCTCGGCGATTGCCGGGCGCGGCCTTGAAAAAGAAGTAGCTCTCATTACCGACGGACGATTTTCCGGAGCTAGCCGCGGAATCTCTGTAGGGCATATCTCCCCTGAAGCAGCCGAGGGCGGACCAATCGCATTCGTTGAAAATGGCGACTTGATTATGATCGATTTGAACGCACGTACAATTGACCTGTTAGTCGATGAGGAAGTGTTAAGCGAGCGCCGCAAAAACTGGGTGAAACCCGAACCAAAAATCAAAACGGGTTACCTGGCCAAATACGCCAAGCTCGTCA is drawn from Bacillus sp. FJAT-18017 and contains these coding sequences:
- the yunB gene encoding sporulation protein YunB, yielding MRRRGPLPLRYVVLITFTTFVLVTFQSLSLINKHIEPSLIKIAETKAREIASQAVNNAISQNVSENIEIDQLIIVHNNGNEIGYSFNPRVYNHVISEATTRVQNYLNLLESGDIAELEAAFQEADISESNGKDGIIYEIPLGMATNNTLFSNLGPKVPVRFEILGDVTANIETKYSEIGINNTFLELYVKTEVQMSVIIPLIEREVKVTNSVKIGDLFLQGKVPQYYNGSDKGGNDVNPIVIPD
- a CDS encoding acetyl-CoA C-acetyltransferase; the encoded protein is MRDVVIVSAVRTAIGTFGGTLSNTPATELGAIVIKEALNRAGIPGDQVDEVIMGNVLQAGLGQGPARQAALKAGLPIEVSSMAINKLCGSGLKAVHLGTQAIQTGAAEIVVAGGMENMSLAPYLLPKGRTGYRMGDGKVIDSMIADGLQCAMNNYHMGITAENLAEKYSLTREEQDEFAAWSQQKAEAAINEGRFKDEIVAVEIPQRKGDPIRFETDEFPRAGVTAEGLSKLKPAFKKDGTVTAANASGINDGAAALVLMSREKAEELGITPMAIIRGNGTAGVDPSIMGIGPVPATKKALQFAGLSMNDIDLIEANEAFAAQALSVGRELEFSNEKLNVNGGAIALGHPIGASGARVLVTLLHEMKRRNSRYGLATLCIGGGQGIATVVEMEN
- the atoD gene encoding acetate CoA-transferase subunit alpha, which codes for MVSKVITKQEAAQFFRDGVTVMAGGFMGVGTPQDLVDVMLEKEVKDITLIANDTAFIETGVGPLISNRQVKKVIASHIGTNPETGRQMIAGEMEVELVPQGTLAERVRAGGSGLGGVLTPTGVGTVVEEGKEKITVDGREYLLEKPLRADVAILRAHKADKAGNLVYKRSARNFNPLMALAADVVIVQVDKILEVGEIDPDEVMTPGILVDKILVAGGKK
- a CDS encoding 3-hydroxybutyrate dehydrogenase; this encodes MKQLEGKVAFITGSASGIGLEIATTFAKEGAKVVISDLNVEKSEQVVAQLREEGYEALSAPCDVTNEEAYKNALNSAIEEFGRIDVLVNNAGLQYVSPIEEFPTDRFEFLVKVMLTAPFIGIKTVFPVMKKQKFGRIINMASINGVIGFAGKAAYNSAKHGVIGLTKVAALEGAADGITVNSLCPGYVDTPLVRGQLNDLAKTRNVPLESVLEEVIYPLVPQKRLLDVSEIADYAVFLASEKGRGITGQAVILDGGYTAQ
- a CDS encoding DUF1259 domain-containing protein, whose protein sequence is MKKTFILFGIVAVLIMNGNEVNAGKQNPECKALEQIFKTKVKAEKNVCSLEITRNSIEATHMGEMVSPETLGLAFHFAFEKLNDKETLVIGEMALLQEEVNPVIDELREGGLEISAIHNHWMYEKPRIMYLHVQGKGNMIKQANTLINAIAVTKERQKQALETTGTH
- a CDS encoding GntP family permease, coding for MDLIIILFSLSLLMFMAYRGFSVILFAPIAALLAVVLIEPANVLPFFSGVFMEKMVGFIKNYFAVFLLGAIFGKVVEMSGIAESIAKTIVSWLGAKRAILTIVLLGAILTYSGVSLFVAVFAIYPFAAQIFKQADIPKRLIPGTIALGAFTFTMDAFPGTPQIQNVIPTTFFGTDIYAAPTLGIIGGLVVLASGLFYLEWRRKTAQAAGEGYFGFGKENAAAAEAAKKEEPVAEMNLEQSRSRQILAFVPLILVAVANKVFITYIPKWYPNGFDFSAIGLDAYKVDVAATMSIWSIMMALSIGIIASLAYNFKKVKFGFKEGLNAAIAGSLLAVMNTGAEYGFGGVIAILPGFAQISDAIGSTFTNPLVNGAVTTTVLAGVTGSASGGMSIALGAMADTYNAAIAAANISPEVMHRVVAMASGGMDTLPHNGAVITLLAVTGLTHKQSYKDIFAITVIKTLAVFVIITLYTLTGLV
- a CDS encoding NADH-dependent flavin oxidoreductase; its protein translation is MKEEYKAMLEEIALPSGVKLKNRILMAPMTNWSSGADGMVTDDELAYYRERSGGVGAVITACANVTRDGQGFKDQISAYSDEQISSLRRLAETIKGEGAKAILQIFHAGRMSPPELLEDGQPVSASAVAAARPGAKTPRELTGEEVKSIINAFGEATRRAIEAGFDGVEIHGANTYLIQQFFSPHSNRREDEWGGSLEKRMAFPLAVIDSVKQTAKKYAIDPFIVGYRLSPEEIEQPGITMEDTLTLADVLSEQGLDYLHVSTQDFWKGSLRDKSDSRSRVVLIHDRVGDKIPVIGVGSLYSPDDVKKAMAGGVPLIALGRELIVEPKWVEKVKSGHEEEIRVTLTRNDQEKLVVPNPLWQAIVNTPGWFPLKD
- a CDS encoding sigma-54 interaction domain-containing protein, encoding MSIRIDDIPADWLEEIINLSAERIVVTDRDGIIIFINDAYCEFLGTTVEKAIKRPVTEVIENTRMHIVSATGQAEIAAVHKIKGTEMIANRFPLIVDGQLVGAVGTVMFRNPEELHTYKTKIQHLVDELKYYKKKVEKELTSKYEFSDLIGTSPSFMEVKKLAWRISASNSAVLLLGESGTGKELFAHSIHDNSMRSAFSFVPINCASIPEHLLESELFGYADGAFTGAKKGGKKGLFQLANKGTIFLDEIGDMPLAMQSKLLRVLQEQEIQPVGSQKTIPVDVRIITATHRDLEKMVEEGKFRQDLYYRLNVIKIEIPPLRKRKEDIKVLSEGLVNKLEKKFHRKGILISPEVLRILEQHSWPGNIRELENVLERSINVLDGNVIEPVHLPLYLRDQEFVTPDLIPVSPEPKAGPVKPLKETIAEAEKQAILSALALTDGNRVEAAKLLNIGKTRFYEKCKQYSIN
- a CDS encoding 3-oxoacid CoA-transferase subunit B, whose protein sequence is MSTTQQTNPKQVIAARVAKEMQNGDVVNLGIGLPTMVPNYLPEDVNVILQSENGYVGLGPLDGDIDPDLVNAGGQPSGILPGGAFFDSLFSFELIRGGHVDVTVLGGLEVDEKGNLANWMVPGKMVPGMGGAMDLVTGAKKVIVAMEHVAKNGSPKILKECRLPLTGVGVVDLIVTELAVFRVTDSGLILEELQNGATLEMVEEKTEASYMVSPDLAK